Part of the Methanobrevibacter arboriphilus JCM 13429 = DSM 1125 genome, TCTGTTCCTGGAAATCGTGAAAAAGCTTTGGAACTTATGAGAAAAAAGAAAATTTCTGGTTTACCTGTTACTAAAGAAGGAACTAATCAATTAGTAGGAATATTGACTAGGTCTGATCTTATTGGAAATCCTGATGAGGAACAAATAGCTCTTATAATGTCTAGAGATATTATTACTGCTGAATTGGATGATGATGTTGCTGAAACTGCTTCTAAAATGATAAAAAATAATATAAGGAGAGTTCCTGTTGTTAAAAATGGAAGTTTAATTGGAATTGTAACTTCATCTGATATAGTATCTTTAGCTATTTCAGAAATGAATATAAATGATCCTATTGAAGATTATATGATTAAAAATGTTCCAACTACTTGGGATCAGTCTCCTTTAAATGTATCATTTGAAGTTATGAGGTTTTTTAATCTTAAATGTGTTATTGCTTTAAATAATGATGCTAAAATGAGTGGGATTCTTACAGAAACAGATTTTATCAATGAAAGTGAAGTTGTATCTGAAACGAGTGTTCATAACTCTAGTGTTGGGACAGAAGGAGACAAATGGTCTTGGGATAGTACTAGTGTTCTTTATGTTGAAAAAAATCATCTTAAATTCTCTGATAAGGTTGTTAAAGATGTTTCAACTGTTAGAGTTACCACGGTCAATACTAAAACTAAAGTTTCTGACTGTGCTAAAAAAATGAGAATTGAACATATTGAGCAAATTCCAGTTATTGGCATTGAAGGGAATTTAGTTGGATTAATAAGGGCTAATGATCTTCTTAGAGCTTTAACTGATTAGATATTTGATCTTTTCTAAATATTATGAATATTGGTGATATTATAGATATAAAAATATTTTAAATATCTTATTTTTTAATTCTTCTTAATCTTTTTATATTATTTATATTTTTTAATTTTTCTTAATCTTTTTATATTATTTATATTTTTTAATTTTTCTTAATCTTTTTATATTATTTTTATTTTTAATTCTTTTTATTAATATTTCATCTAAATTTTTTTTAAATATTTTAAACTATTTGGTTTGATGAAAATTAAGATTTTAAGAGAAAGAGAGAGAGTTTGTCCCCAATTAACAATTTTTAGTTTAAAAGAAGCTATTTTGATTTTTTGGAATAATACAATATTTTGTTAATTGAGGACATATTTAGTGATATGATTATTCACGTGTTTGGGTATCACCATTATTAATATTGTTTTCATAGTATATAAATATTTAGGTATGCCTAAACTTTATAGTATTTAAAAATTTTAATCAATATTGTTAATATAAAAATCTTTTATAGGAATAATATTTATTAAAAATAATAGTATTAAAAAAAATAGTATTAAAAATAATAGGTTTGATTTTAAAAAGAAGTTAATGTCCTCAATATACTCCTCTTTTTATATTTTGAAGGTTTTTACTCAGATGTTAGGAATATACTATAAAATGATGTGGTTTTTATAGCTAATTGAGGACATTGATATCTTGTTTCAGTAGTATTTGTTTTGATATCAGCAATTATATTATTGTATTTAATACTATATATACTTTTCAATTTCATTTTAAAAAATTTAAATAATACTTGAATCAATACTATCACTTGAATTAATATCATATATAATAATAAAATAACTTTTTTAGATAAAGTAACTTTTTAGATAAAGCGATTTTTATAAAAATCCGAAAATATTATTTAGTATTAATTACATAGTATTAACATGGAAGATAGACCTTCATTAATAATTAAAACTAAAAAGAACAATATAGTAGTAATAACTAAGTATAATAATGAGATAGCTGAGCATGATATACAGCTGAAATTAGTTTTAGGTTACTATTGGAAAAATGACTTACCTTTCATAGAAAAGTTCATGGAATTATTAGAGACTGTAATAAAAAGATCTCTAAATCAAGTATTTCCTCATAAAAGATTGTCAATAAAGTACAATATTGAATCGAATGATGATTTAGAAGAGGCTTCTATTTATAACATAACTCTATTAGATGTAAAAGCTGATGATAAACCTTTAGAACTATCTGGAAATGAGATTACTCTTGCGGGTATTGATAATAGGGGCACTATATCTAAAATGACTAGTTTTAGAAGAAAAGTAAATGAAACATTTGAAAAAGAGCTAATTTTTGAGTGATTAATTTTACTTATATTATTTTATTTATATTATTCTACTTATATTATTCTACGAATCATAGGCAGAACTTCAATTAGGATATTTTGGGCATCTTCTTTATCTTTTACTTTACGAGCTACTATTTTTCCATTTTCAAAAAGAGTAACATTACGTCCATTAATATCCAACATAGCTACTCCCATTTTTTTTGAACATTTTAATTTACCTAATTTTTCAAGATTTGGACAGGTTTTTCCAATATCAATATTATAGGGTAGCTCGTTTTCAAACATTATTTTATTTGCTTCATCTTTACAAGGTTTGTAAATAACTATATCTTTTTTCTCATGATTTTTTGTTCCAATATCTAAAGTAATTTTTTCAAAATTAACTGCTTTTAGTT contains:
- a CDS encoding CBS domain-containing protein, with the protein product MLIKDIVSKDPIHVSVPGNREKALELMRKKKISGLPVTKEGTNQLVGILTRSDLIGNPDEEQIALIMSRDIITAELDDDVAETASKMIKNNIRRVPVVKNGSLIGIVTSSDIVSLAISEMNINDPIEDYMIKNVPTTWDQSPLNVSFEVMRFFNLKCVIALNNDAKMSGILTETDFINESEVVSETSVHNSSVGTEGDKWSWDSTSVLYVEKNHLKFSDKVVKDVSTVRVTTVNTKTKVSDCAKKMRIEHIEQIPVIGIEGNLVGLIRANDLLRALTD